One Salmo trutta chromosome 26, fSalTru1.1, whole genome shotgun sequence DNA window includes the following coding sequences:
- the LOC115163678 gene encoding von Willebrand factor A domain-containing protein 5A isoform X5 has product MGDPVVMLSLYPEFPKDVMSSMTSHGEFLFVVDRSGSMECPMHLGSGSQDRIGSARDTLLLLLKSLPMGCYFNIIGFGSSYESFFSKSVEYSQKTMDEALQKVKEMRADLGGTEILQPLKHIYSQPCLPDQPRQLFLFTDGEVGNTKEVLDLVKTNAGSHSVGVCVAEMHLERKGRSTQEFTIKIQLLRHL; this is encoded by the exons ATGGGTGACCCAGTGGTCATGCTGAGCTTGTACCCAGAGTTCCCCAAGGATGTGATGTCATCTATGACCTCACACGGGGAGTTCCTGTTCGTAGTGGATCGCTCTGGCAGCATGGAATGCCCCATGCACCTTGGGTCTGGGTCACAGGACCGTATTGGCAGTGCcagg GATACTCTGCTGCTCTTGCTGAAAAGCCTGCCCATGGGCTGCTACTTCAACATCATTGGCTTTGGGTCCAGTTATGAGTCCTTCTTTTC AAAGAGTGTGGAGTACAGCCAGAAGACTATGGATGAGGCTCTGCAGAAGGTGAAAGAAATGAGGGCTGACCTGGGAGGTACAGAGATCCTCCAGCCTTTAAAACACATCTACAGCCAGCCCTGCCTCCCCGACCAGCCCAGACAG CTCTTCCTGTTCACTGACGGTGAGGTGGGGAACACCAAGGAAGTTCTGGATCTGGTGAAGACGAACGCCGGTTCTCACAG TGTTGGAGTTTGTGTTGCAGAGATGCACTTGGAAAGAAAAGGAAGAAGTACACAAG AATTCACAATAAAAATCCAGCTCCTCCGCCACCTCTAG
- the LOC115163678 gene encoding von Willebrand factor A domain-containing protein 5A isoform X3, translating to MGDPVVMLSLYPEFPKDVMSSMTSHGEFLFVVDRSGSMECPMHLGSGSQDRIGSARDTLLLLLKSLPMGCYFNIIGFGSSYESFFSKSVEYSQKTMDEALQKVKEMRADLGGTEILQPLKHIYSQPCLPDQPRQLFLFTDGEVGNTKEVLDLVKTNAGSHRYQPKNWPVCPSVSRLETPFWVTRCRRTRWDSERFTLPVLSLSPTHLLLYLG from the exons ATGGGTGACCCAGTGGTCATGCTGAGCTTGTACCCAGAGTTCCCCAAGGATGTGATGTCATCTATGACCTCACACGGGGAGTTCCTGTTCGTAGTGGATCGCTCTGGCAGCATGGAATGCCCCATGCACCTTGGGTCTGGGTCACAGGACCGTATTGGCAGTGCcagg GATACTCTGCTGCTCTTGCTGAAAAGCCTGCCCATGGGCTGCTACTTCAACATCATTGGCTTTGGGTCCAGTTATGAGTCCTTCTTTTC AAAGAGTGTGGAGTACAGCCAGAAGACTATGGATGAGGCTCTGCAGAAGGTGAAAGAAATGAGGGCTGACCTGGGAGGTACAGAGATCCTCCAGCCTTTAAAACACATCTACAGCCAGCCCTGCCTCCCCGACCAGCCCAGACAG CTCTTCCTGTTCACTGACGGTGAGGTGGGGAACACCAAGGAAGTTCTGGATCTGGTGAAGACGAACGCCGGTTCTCACAG ATATCAACCTAAAAAC TGGCCAGTGTGTCCGAGTGTGTCCAGGCTGGAAACACCCTTCTGGGTTACCAGGTGCAGAAGAACACGCTGGGACTCTGAGAGGTTTACCCTGCCAGTCCTTTCTCTGTCCCCCACACACCTGCTACTCTACCTGGGGTGA
- the LOC115163678 gene encoding von Willebrand factor A domain-containing protein 5A isoform X1, which translates to MGDPVVMLSLYPEFPKDVMSSMTSHGEFLFVVDRSGSMECPMHLGSGSQDRIGSARDTLLLLLKSLPMGCYFNIIGFGSSYESFFSKSVEYSQKTMDEALQKVKEMRADLGGTEILQPLKHIYSQPCLPDQPRQLFLFTDGEVGNTKEVLDLVKTNAGSHRDALGKKRKKYTSGQCVRVCPGWKHPSGLPGAEEHAGTLRGLPCQSFLCPPHTCYSTWGEIHTTLPAPSPPLHQANWWS; encoded by the exons ATGGGTGACCCAGTGGTCATGCTGAGCTTGTACCCAGAGTTCCCCAAGGATGTGATGTCATCTATGACCTCACACGGGGAGTTCCTGTTCGTAGTGGATCGCTCTGGCAGCATGGAATGCCCCATGCACCTTGGGTCTGGGTCACAGGACCGTATTGGCAGTGCcagg GATACTCTGCTGCTCTTGCTGAAAAGCCTGCCCATGGGCTGCTACTTCAACATCATTGGCTTTGGGTCCAGTTATGAGTCCTTCTTTTC AAAGAGTGTGGAGTACAGCCAGAAGACTATGGATGAGGCTCTGCAGAAGGTGAAAGAAATGAGGGCTGACCTGGGAGGTACAGAGATCCTCCAGCCTTTAAAACACATCTACAGCCAGCCCTGCCTCCCCGACCAGCCCAGACAG CTCTTCCTGTTCACTGACGGTGAGGTGGGGAACACCAAGGAAGTTCTGGATCTGGTGAAGACGAACGCCGGTTCTCACAG AGATGCACTTGGAAAGAAAAGGAAGAAGTACACAAG TGGCCAGTGTGTCCGAGTGTGTCCAGGCTGGAAACACCCTTCTGGGTTACCAGGTGCAGAAGAACACGCTGGGACTCTGAGAGGTTTACCCTGCCAGTCCTTTCTCTGTCCCCCACACACCTGCTACTCTACCTGGGGTGAGATACACACAACCCTGCCTGCTCCTAGTCCACCCCTCCACCAAGCAAACTGGTGGAGCTAG
- the LOC115163678 gene encoding von Willebrand factor A domain-containing protein 5A isoform X2 — translation MGDPVVMLSLYPEFPKDVMSSMTSHGEFLFVVDRSGSMECPMHLGSGSQDRIGSARDTLLLLLKSLPMGCYFNIIGFGSSYESFFSKSVEYSQKTMDEALQKVKEMRADLGGTEILQPLKHIYSQPCLPDQPRQLFLFTDGEVGNTKEVLDLVKTNAGSHSGQCVRVCPGWKHPSGLPGAEEHAGTLRGLPCQSFLCPPHTCYSTWGEIHTTLPAPSPPLHQANWWS, via the exons ATGGGTGACCCAGTGGTCATGCTGAGCTTGTACCCAGAGTTCCCCAAGGATGTGATGTCATCTATGACCTCACACGGGGAGTTCCTGTTCGTAGTGGATCGCTCTGGCAGCATGGAATGCCCCATGCACCTTGGGTCTGGGTCACAGGACCGTATTGGCAGTGCcagg GATACTCTGCTGCTCTTGCTGAAAAGCCTGCCCATGGGCTGCTACTTCAACATCATTGGCTTTGGGTCCAGTTATGAGTCCTTCTTTTC AAAGAGTGTGGAGTACAGCCAGAAGACTATGGATGAGGCTCTGCAGAAGGTGAAAGAAATGAGGGCTGACCTGGGAGGTACAGAGATCCTCCAGCCTTTAAAACACATCTACAGCCAGCCCTGCCTCCCCGACCAGCCCAGACAG CTCTTCCTGTTCACTGACGGTGAGGTGGGGAACACCAAGGAAGTTCTGGATCTGGTGAAGACGAACGCCGGTTCTCACAG TGGCCAGTGTGTCCGAGTGTGTCCAGGCTGGAAACACCCTTCTGGGTTACCAGGTGCAGAAGAACACGCTGGGACTCTGAGAGGTTTACCCTGCCAGTCCTTTCTCTGTCCCCCACACACCTGCTACTCTACCTGGGGTGAGATACACACAACCCTGCCTGCTCCTAGTCCACCCCTCCACCAAGCAAACTGGTGGAGCTAG
- the LOC115163678 gene encoding von Willebrand factor A domain-containing protein 5A isoform X4: protein MGDPVVMLSLYPEFPKDVMSSMTSHGEFLFVVDRSGSMECPMHLGSGSQDRIGSARDTLLLLLKSLPMGCYFNIIGFGSSYESFFSKSVEYSQKTMDEALQKVKEMRADLGGTEILQPLKHIYSQPCLPDQPRQLFLFTDGEVGNTKEVLDLVKTNAGSHSVGVCVAEMHLERKGRSTQVASVSECVQAGNTLLGYQVQKNTLGL from the exons ATGGGTGACCCAGTGGTCATGCTGAGCTTGTACCCAGAGTTCCCCAAGGATGTGATGTCATCTATGACCTCACACGGGGAGTTCCTGTTCGTAGTGGATCGCTCTGGCAGCATGGAATGCCCCATGCACCTTGGGTCTGGGTCACAGGACCGTATTGGCAGTGCcagg GATACTCTGCTGCTCTTGCTGAAAAGCCTGCCCATGGGCTGCTACTTCAACATCATTGGCTTTGGGTCCAGTTATGAGTCCTTCTTTTC AAAGAGTGTGGAGTACAGCCAGAAGACTATGGATGAGGCTCTGCAGAAGGTGAAAGAAATGAGGGCTGACCTGGGAGGTACAGAGATCCTCCAGCCTTTAAAACACATCTACAGCCAGCCCTGCCTCCCCGACCAGCCCAGACAG CTCTTCCTGTTCACTGACGGTGAGGTGGGGAACACCAAGGAAGTTCTGGATCTGGTGAAGACGAACGCCGGTTCTCACAG TGTTGGAGTTTGTGTTGCAGAGATGCACTTGGAAAGAAAAGGAAGAAGTACACAAG TGGCCAGTGTGTCCGAGTGTGTCCAGGCTGGAAACACCCTTCTGGGTTACCAGGTGCAGAAGAACACGCTGGGACTCTGA